One Mycobacteroides salmoniphilum DNA segment encodes these proteins:
- a CDS encoding polyketide cyclase / dehydrase and lipid transport — protein sequence MNSIQVADQTFIAADPADIGRAISNPADWRRWWPDLQLNVVEERGEKGIRWTVAGALTGTMEVWLEPSLDGAILHYFLHAEPTGVSAAQVAKLNLAKLNHARRIAGKRFAFGVKQRLEATRTIGESWVPQA from the coding sequence ATGAACAGCATTCAGGTCGCCGACCAGACCTTTATCGCCGCGGATCCCGCGGACATCGGCCGCGCCATCTCCAACCCCGCAGATTGGCGCCGTTGGTGGCCTGACCTGCAGCTCAACGTCGTCGAGGAGCGGGGCGAGAAAGGCATCCGCTGGACGGTTGCCGGAGCCCTCACCGGGACGATGGAAGTGTGGCTCGAGCCCTCGCTGGACGGCGCGATCCTGCATTACTTCCTGCACGCCGAGCCCACCGGCGTCAGCGCCGCACAGGTGGCCAAGCTGAATCTGGCCAAGCTCAATCATGCCCGTCGCATCGCCGGGAAGCGGTTTGCCTTCGGAGTCAAGCAGCGGCTCGAGGCCACGCGGACGATCGGTGAATCGTGGGTGCCGCAGGCCTGA
- a CDS encoding nitroreductase family deazaflavin-dependent oxidoreductase, with the protein MSRLVAKVLGVHQSIYIASKGYLGHRVPGMAPSLLLTSIGARSGEQRINSLTYAADGDNLVIVASNGGARRNPAWYHNLKAHPDVQVQLGRHQRRVRATPLLPGDADYERLWKLADTNNSGHYSAYQRATSRPIPVVVLTAI; encoded by the coding sequence ATGAGTCGTCTGGTGGCGAAGGTGCTCGGTGTGCACCAGAGCATCTACATCGCATCGAAAGGCTATCTGGGTCATCGTGTTCCGGGGATGGCCCCCAGCCTGCTGCTGACCTCTATCGGCGCCAGGAGCGGAGAGCAGCGCATCAACTCGCTGACCTACGCAGCGGATGGCGACAATCTCGTCATCGTGGCCTCCAATGGCGGCGCCCGGCGCAATCCCGCCTGGTATCACAACCTCAAGGCTCATCCGGACGTGCAGGTGCAGCTGGGCAGGCACCAACGCCGCGTCCGCGCGACGCCCCTGCTGCCCGGCGACGCGGACTACGAGCGACTGTGGAAGTTAGCCGACACCAACAACTCTGGCCATTACAGCGCCTACCAGCGGGCGACGTCCCGGCCCATCCCGGTGGTCGTGCTCACCGCCATCTGA
- a CDS encoding SRPBCC family protein, whose translation MAEKTTQTIAIDAEPGKVMAVIADIGAYPEWVSEYKETEVLDTDPEGRVKRARLVLDAGVLKDTQVLEYVWSPDGRKVTWTLAESSLLRSLEGTYLLAPKGSGTEVTYELAVDLQIPMIGMLKRKAERKITDSALKDLKKRVESDR comes from the coding sequence GTGGCTGAGAAGACTACCCAAACGATTGCCATCGATGCCGAACCCGGCAAAGTGATGGCGGTGATCGCCGATATCGGCGCCTACCCGGAATGGGTGTCGGAGTACAAGGAAACCGAGGTGCTCGACACCGACCCCGAGGGCAGGGTCAAGCGTGCCCGGTTGGTGCTGGACGCCGGCGTCCTCAAGGACACCCAGGTCCTGGAGTACGTGTGGTCTCCGGATGGCCGCAAGGTCACCTGGACCCTGGCGGAAAGTTCCCTATTGCGTTCGCTGGAAGGGACATACCTTTTGGCGCCCAAAGGGTCTGGCACTGAGGTGACGTATGAGCTGGCGGTCGACCTTCAAATTCCGATGATCGGAATGCTCAAACGTAAGGCCGAACGCAAGATCACCGATTCCGCGCTCAAGGATCTGAAGAAGCGAGTCGAATCTGACCGCTAG
- a CDS encoding ArsA family ATPase — protein sequence MTASDVDATPRPDVESPLTATIGLFVGKGGVGKSTLAGATAVRYARAGQRVLAVSTDQAHSLGDVFGVRVDPSPGAHCVRVLEDPYGGQLDVMALDTLGLLERRWGDIAETIAAQYPESDIGSLAPEELSALPGVQEMLGLHEVQQLAETGEWDVVVVDCASTADALRMLTLPGTFAMYLERAWPRHRRLGGVGTPRAQILAELLERVAASADRLAGLLSDAERVAAHLVLTPERVVVAEAIRTVGALALMGVRIDQVIVNQVLIQDDSYEYHNLPAHPAFDWYMQRIADQAAVLDEMGEAIGDVEMLLVPHLSREPIGPEALGELAEAVRRRDGAAPPAPLATVVEHESGSGADTVYRLRLELPQIDPATLSLGRVGDDLVIGANGMRRRVRLASVLRRCVVVDARLVSSELTIRFRADPEVWPT from the coding sequence CTGACCGCTAGCGACGTCGACGCGACGCCGCGCCCAGATGTCGAATCGCCGTTGACAGCCACCATCGGCCTTTTCGTCGGCAAGGGGGGCGTGGGTAAGTCGACGCTGGCCGGTGCCACCGCAGTGCGCTACGCGCGGGCCGGTCAACGGGTGCTCGCGGTGTCCACCGACCAGGCGCATTCCCTTGGCGACGTTTTCGGCGTCCGGGTGGACCCGTCACCGGGTGCCCATTGTGTGCGGGTGCTCGAGGACCCATACGGGGGACAACTCGACGTCATGGCTCTGGACACCCTGGGGCTGCTGGAGCGGCGTTGGGGTGACATTGCTGAGACGATCGCAGCGCAGTACCCCGAATCGGATATCGGATCGCTTGCGCCCGAAGAGCTTTCCGCGCTGCCGGGTGTCCAGGAGATGCTTGGGCTGCATGAGGTCCAGCAGCTCGCCGAGACGGGCGAATGGGATGTCGTCGTGGTCGACTGTGCTTCGACGGCCGACGCGCTGCGCATGTTGACCCTGCCCGGAACCTTTGCGATGTACCTGGAACGAGCCTGGCCGCGGCATCGTCGACTCGGCGGTGTCGGCACGCCTCGCGCGCAGATTCTGGCCGAATTGCTGGAACGCGTTGCGGCGTCGGCGGATCGGCTCGCGGGCTTGCTGTCGGACGCCGAGCGGGTGGCAGCGCATCTGGTGCTCACTCCCGAGCGGGTGGTGGTCGCCGAGGCCATCCGCACCGTGGGAGCGTTAGCGCTAATGGGCGTGCGCATCGATCAGGTGATCGTCAATCAGGTTCTCATTCAAGATGATTCGTACGAATACCACAATCTGCCCGCGCATCCGGCGTTTGACTGGTACATGCAACGCATCGCCGACCAAGCCGCGGTGCTCGACGAGATGGGGGAGGCGATCGGGGACGTGGAGATGCTGTTGGTACCGCATCTGTCGCGTGAGCCCATCGGGCCGGAGGCCCTCGGGGAATTGGCCGAGGCGGTGCGACGGCGCGACGGCGCTGCGCCCCCGGCGCCGCTGGCCACCGTCGTCGAGCACGAATCCGGATCCGGAGCGGACACCGTCTATCGGTTACGGCTAGAGTTACCGCAGATTGACCCGGCCACATTGAGCCTCGGCCGGGTGGGAGATGACCTGGTCATCGGCGCAAATGGGATGCGCCGGCGGGTCCGGCTGGCCTCCGTGCTGCGGCGCTGTGTGGTTGTCGATGCCCGGCTTGTCAGTAGCGAGCTGACCATACGGTTTAGAGCGGATCCGGAGGTGTGGCCGACGTGA
- a CDS encoding lysophospholipid acyltransferase family protein, which yields MFYWLLKFIFMGPILQLMGRPKVEGLENVPSSGPVILAGNHLAVVDSFYLCLVLRRRVTFLAKSEYFTEPGFKGWLKKVFFSGAGQVPIDRASADAAENALSTAKRLLGEGKLLGIYPEGTRSPDGRLYKGKTGLARMALATGVPVIPIAMVGTNVMNPPGTARWHFSKVTVKIGKPLDFERFDGMAGNRFIERAVIDEVMYELMQLSGQEYVDIYAAALKESTGKPTESSTQPDRIPESAAG from the coding sequence ATGTTCTATTGGCTGCTGAAGTTCATCTTCATGGGGCCGATCCTGCAGCTGATGGGCCGACCGAAAGTGGAAGGTCTGGAGAACGTCCCTTCGTCCGGGCCGGTGATCCTGGCAGGTAACCACCTCGCGGTGGTGGACAGCTTCTACTTGTGCCTGGTGTTGCGCCGCCGGGTGACCTTCCTTGCCAAGAGCGAGTACTTCACCGAGCCCGGGTTCAAGGGCTGGCTCAAGAAGGTGTTCTTCAGCGGTGCCGGGCAGGTGCCCATCGACCGGGCCAGCGCCGATGCCGCCGAGAACGCCCTGAGCACCGCCAAGCGGTTACTCGGGGAGGGCAAGCTGCTGGGCATCTATCCGGAGGGCACCCGTTCCCCGGACGGACGCCTGTACAAGGGCAAGACGGGCCTGGCGCGCATGGCGCTGGCCACCGGGGTACCTGTGATCCCTATCGCGATGGTCGGCACCAATGTGATGAATCCGCCGGGAACGGCTCGCTGGCACTTTTCCAAGGTCACCGTGAAAATCGGCAAACCGCTGGACTTCGAGCGCTTCGACGGTATGGCCGGAAACCGCTTCATCGAACGTGCGGTCATCGACGAGGTGATGTACGAGCTGATGCAGCTGTCCGGTCAGGAGTATGTCGACATCTACGCGGCCGCCCTCAAGGAGAGCACCGGCAAGCCCACGGAGTCCTCCACGCAGCCCGACCGCATCCCGGAGAGCGCTGCCGGTTAA
- a CDS encoding glycosyltransferase 87 family protein, whose amino-acid sequence MPNSINKSTIADRGSARRVARWITWGGPLVLAVALLLHAVVFIHWPTYALQIDVLVYRFGGTRVLDGLDLYSIGRNGELDDLLFTYTPFAALVFTPLAFITDFTAQVLSLVVFPALLVYSVWRMLAWLNVSAKAGLWGLLALLVGLVSWLEPVRLSIQLGQINLLILAVVVTDILAPKRWKLAGVGIGIVAGIKLTPMIFIVFLVLVGRIRAAVVATVTLIATIGLGFIFLPSASHYYWVDRAFEKISRITRDPTASTSISGLFLRLDLSAGTATALSVLVIVASLVVAVLAYRRDQLLLATSIVGMASAAASPFSWSHHWVWFVPLVVHLGYRGYVLGKRASALTMWAFCVVFAAWFTSLSGKTPDSGALTLRPGGVLDDLIPSLYVFVHLGVLVASWMWLRRDPSGVNDVAREDEPTQADELAPASPAHN is encoded by the coding sequence GTGCCGAATTCAATAAACAAATCCACCATCGCGGACCGCGGCTCCGCTCGTCGAGTGGCCAGATGGATCACGTGGGGTGGCCCGCTCGTCCTTGCTGTCGCCCTGTTGTTGCACGCGGTCGTCTTCATTCACTGGCCGACGTATGCGCTGCAGATCGACGTGTTGGTGTATCGATTCGGTGGTACCCGGGTACTGGACGGGCTGGATTTGTACTCGATCGGGCGCAACGGCGAGCTCGACGATCTGCTGTTCACCTACACACCGTTCGCGGCATTGGTATTCACCCCGCTGGCCTTCATCACCGACTTCACGGCGCAGGTCCTGTCGCTCGTGGTGTTCCCGGCGCTCCTCGTCTACTCGGTGTGGCGCATGCTGGCCTGGCTGAATGTCTCCGCCAAGGCCGGGTTGTGGGGGTTGTTGGCCCTGTTGGTCGGGCTGGTTTCGTGGCTGGAGCCGGTCCGGCTCTCTATTCAGCTGGGTCAGATCAATCTGCTCATCCTGGCCGTCGTGGTGACGGACATCCTGGCTCCCAAACGGTGGAAGCTCGCAGGGGTCGGAATCGGGATCGTGGCCGGCATCAAGCTGACTCCGATGATCTTCATCGTCTTCTTGGTCCTGGTGGGACGGATTCGCGCGGCCGTCGTCGCCACCGTCACGCTGATCGCCACCATCGGTCTGGGCTTCATCTTCCTGCCGTCCGCCTCGCACTACTACTGGGTGGACCGTGCCTTCGAGAAGATCAGCCGCATCACGCGCGATCCCACCGCGAGTACCAGCATCAGCGGACTGTTTCTCCGACTGGACCTATCGGCCGGGACCGCCACCGCACTGTCTGTGCTGGTGATCGTGGCGAGCCTGGTGGTCGCAGTCCTGGCCTACCGGCGAGATCAGCTGCTGCTGGCGACCTCCATCGTGGGTATGGCATCGGCGGCGGCATCGCCGTTCAGCTGGAGCCACCACTGGGTGTGGTTCGTGCCGTTGGTCGTCCATCTGGGTTACCGCGGTTACGTGCTGGGTAAGCGGGCGTCCGCGCTCACGATGTGGGCGTTCTGCGTGGTGTTCGCGGCCTGGTTCACCAGCCTGAGTGGCAAGACACCGGACTCCGGTGCGTTGACGCTGCGACCCGGCGGCGTGCTGGACGACCTGATCCCTAGCTTGTATGTGTTCGTTCATCTCGGGGTACTCGTGGCCAGCTGGATGTGGCTACGGCGCGATCCGTCGGGCGTGAACGATGTTGCGCGCGAAGACGAGCCGACACAGGCCGACGAGCTGGCGCCGGCCTCTCCGGCACACAATTAG
- a CDS encoding polyadenylate-specific 3'-exoribonuclease AS — protein MRYFYDTEFIDDGRTIELISIGMVCEDGREYYAVSTAFDPQQAGPWVRQNVLPKLPALSSPLWRSRGQIRDELAEFLGLNGGGPADPIELWAWVGAYDHVALCQLWGPMTALPRPVPRFTLELKQLWHDLGQPAVPKRPADSHDALVDARYNLARYRAMVPPA, from the coding sequence GTGCGTTATTTCTACGACACGGAATTCATCGACGACGGCCGCACCATCGAACTCATCTCGATCGGGATGGTGTGCGAAGACGGCCGTGAGTACTACGCAGTCTCCACCGCCTTCGATCCGCAGCAGGCGGGCCCGTGGGTACGTCAGAACGTGCTGCCCAAGCTGCCGGCGTTGTCGTCGCCGCTGTGGCGCTCACGCGGTCAGATCCGTGACGAGCTGGCCGAGTTCCTTGGGCTCAATGGTGGTGGGCCGGCCGACCCGATCGAATTGTGGGCCTGGGTGGGTGCCTACGACCATGTGGCGCTCTGCCAGCTGTGGGGACCGATGACGGCGCTGCCTCGGCCGGTCCCACGGTTCACCCTGGAACTCAAGCAGCTGTGGCACGACCTGGGCCAGCCTGCCGTGCCGAAACGGCCCGCCGACTCGCACGATGCACTGGTCGATGCCCGGTACAACCTGGCCCGCTACCGCGCGATGGTCCCGCCGGCCTGA
- a CDS encoding class II 3-deoxy-7-phosphoheptulonate synthase, which produces MNWTVDVPIDQLPELPPLPADLRARLDAALAKPAAQQPSWPANQAAAMRTVLESVPPITVPAEIQRLQGQLAQVARGEAFLLQGGDCAETFADNTEPHIRANIRALLQMAVVLTYGSSMPVVKLARIAGQYAKPRSSDTDALGLRSYRGDMVNGFAPDAALREHDASRLVRAYANASAAMNLVRAVTGSGLASLALVHDWNREFVRTSPAGARYEALASEIDRGLKFMSACGVADSNLDTAEIYASHEALVLDYERAMLRLAEDENGEPALYDLSAHYLWIGDRTRQLDHAHVAFAEIIANPIGMKIGPTTTPDQAVEYVERLDPRNKPGRLTFVSRMGNSKVRDLLPPIIEKVQATGHQVVWQCDPMHGNTHESPSGYKTRHFDRIVDEVQGYFEVHNALGTHPGGIHVEITGENVTECLGGAQDISDDDLAGRYETACDPRLNTQQSLELAFLVAEMLRD; this is translated from the coding sequence GTGAACTGGACAGTCGACGTCCCCATCGACCAATTGCCGGAGCTGCCGCCGCTCCCGGCCGATCTGCGCGCGCGCCTCGATGCCGCGCTCGCCAAACCTGCTGCTCAGCAGCCGAGCTGGCCCGCGAATCAGGCCGCTGCCATGCGGACCGTGCTGGAAAGCGTGCCTCCGATCACCGTCCCCGCGGAGATCCAGCGTTTGCAGGGCCAACTGGCCCAGGTGGCACGTGGTGAGGCATTCCTGCTGCAGGGCGGAGACTGCGCCGAGACCTTCGCCGATAACACCGAACCGCATATCCGGGCCAACATCCGCGCACTGCTGCAGATGGCGGTGGTGCTGACGTACGGGTCCAGCATGCCGGTGGTGAAGCTGGCCCGTATCGCCGGCCAGTACGCCAAGCCACGCAGCTCGGACACGGACGCCCTGGGGCTGAGGTCCTACCGCGGTGACATGGTGAATGGTTTTGCCCCCGATGCCGCACTGCGTGAGCACGACGCGTCGCGTCTGGTGCGCGCGTACGCCAATGCCAGCGCAGCGATGAACCTGGTGCGTGCCGTGACCGGCTCGGGGTTGGCCTCGCTGGCCCTGGTGCACGACTGGAACCGCGAATTCGTCCGCACCTCGCCCGCGGGTGCGCGGTACGAGGCGCTGGCCTCCGAGATCGACCGCGGCCTGAAGTTCATGAGCGCCTGCGGCGTGGCGGATTCCAACCTGGACACCGCCGAGATCTACGCGAGCCACGAGGCGCTGGTGCTCGACTACGAGCGGGCGATGCTGCGCCTGGCCGAGGACGAGAACGGCGAGCCCGCGCTCTACGACCTGTCGGCCCACTACCTGTGGATCGGCGATCGCACACGGCAGCTTGACCACGCGCATGTGGCTTTCGCCGAGATCATCGCCAACCCGATCGGGATGAAGATCGGTCCGACGACCACGCCCGATCAGGCTGTCGAATACGTGGAACGTCTTGACCCGCGCAACAAGCCGGGCCGTTTGACGTTCGTCTCGCGGATGGGCAACTCGAAGGTGCGCGATCTACTTCCGCCGATCATCGAGAAGGTGCAGGCCACCGGCCATCAGGTGGTCTGGCAGTGCGACCCGATGCACGGCAACACCCACGAGTCGCCCAGTGGCTACAAGACACGGCATTTCGATCGGATCGTCGACGAGGTGCAGGGTTACTTCGAGGTGCACAACGCACTCGGCACGCATCCGGGCGGTATTCACGTCGAGATCACCGGTGAGAACGTCACCGAATGTCTTGGTGGGGCACAGGATATTTCGGATGACGACCTGGCCGGTCGCTACGAGACGGCATGCGATCCGCGTCTGAACACCCAGCAGTCGCTGGAGTTGGCGTTCCTCGTCGCGGAGATGCTCAGGGACTAG
- a CDS encoding protein kinase domain-containing protein, translating into MTSPQSPTGRLDPMVGAVLDSRYRIETPIATGGMSTVYRGLDTRLDRPVAVKVMDSRYASDTGFLARFRLEARAVARLRHPGLVAVFDQGMDGRHPFLVMELVDGGTLRELLRERGPMPPHAVAAVFNPMLGGLAVAHRSGLVHRDVKPENVLISDDGEVKLADFGLVRAVAEAGITSTSVILGTAAYLSPEQVRTGSAGPRSDVYSAGILMYELLTGSTPFTGDTPLALAYQRIDRDVPAPSETIDGIPEEFDELVLRATSRDPDARYADAAQMGAELDAIATDLHLPSFRVPAPRDSKQHVAEQLYRSRLIETGGSTDAAPARDLDAADTASAAAALGVAPRPSAAPRPRVPNPTRMMDPVPAYDPEFDRDFDEPDDSAFFADVDDSDYRYERQQSRRAIFMWLVIVLIITTSVAAGCWSLGANITNLL; encoded by the coding sequence ATGACATCGCCACAGTCCCCGACCGGCCGCCTCGACCCGATGGTCGGCGCCGTGCTCGACAGTCGGTATCGCATCGAGACCCCGATCGCGACGGGCGGTATGTCGACCGTGTATCGCGGGCTGGACACCCGACTGGACCGCCCGGTGGCCGTGAAGGTGATGGACAGCCGCTACGCCTCCGACACCGGGTTTCTGGCACGATTCCGGCTCGAAGCGCGGGCCGTCGCGCGGCTGCGTCACCCCGGCCTGGTCGCCGTGTTCGACCAGGGAATGGACGGTAGACACCCATTCCTGGTGATGGAACTGGTCGACGGGGGAACTCTGCGGGAGCTGCTGCGCGAACGCGGGCCCATGCCGCCGCATGCGGTGGCCGCGGTCTTCAACCCGATGCTGGGCGGATTGGCGGTTGCCCACCGCTCGGGTCTGGTGCACCGCGATGTCAAACCCGAGAACGTCTTGATCTCCGATGACGGCGAGGTCAAGCTCGCCGATTTCGGGCTCGTCCGTGCCGTCGCCGAAGCGGGGATAACCTCGACCAGCGTGATCCTGGGCACCGCGGCGTACCTGTCCCCGGAGCAGGTGCGCACCGGCTCCGCCGGCCCACGCAGCGATGTCTACTCGGCGGGCATCTTGATGTACGAGTTGCTCACCGGTTCAACGCCGTTCACCGGTGATACGCCGTTGGCACTGGCCTATCAGCGCATCGATCGTGATGTCCCGGCGCCCAGTGAGACGATCGACGGTATCCCGGAGGAGTTCGACGAACTGGTGCTGCGTGCCACCTCCCGCGACCCGGACGCGCGCTACGCCGACGCCGCACAAATGGGCGCCGAGCTCGATGCCATCGCCACTGATCTGCACCTGCCATCCTTCCGGGTGCCCGCGCCCCGGGATTCCAAACAGCATGTCGCCGAACAGCTATACCGCAGTCGGCTGATCGAGACCGGCGGCAGTACGGACGCCGCTCCCGCTCGTGATCTCGACGCCGCCGATACCGCCTCGGCCGCGGCGGCCCTGGGCGTCGCTCCACGACCCAGCGCCGCGCCGCGCCCCAGGGTGCCCAATCCCACCCGCATGATGGACCCGGTGCCCGCTTACGATCCCGAATTCGATCGGGATTTCGATGAGCCCGATGACTCGGCGTTCTTCGCCGATGTCGACGACTCGGACTACCGGTACGAACGTCAGCAGAGCCGCCGCGCGATCTTCATGTGGCTGGTGATCGTCTTGATCATCACCACCTCGGTGGCGGCGGGATGCTGGTCGCTGGGCGCCAACATCACCAACCTGCTCTAG
- a CDS encoding SRPBCC family protein, with product MTSSGDPTSVTHSEYYPYPVEKVWDVLVSQELTASQVKEVNNAPVEVGETRVLITHPLPAVGFDGVLRTTYTSVVPCEHIEQVLTAPGIEVTSRWNLLPEPGGTRLRVTYSRFDPAIPLHRQWRTMLFSGAGPMLNSLREMLDKPH from the coding sequence GTGACGAGTTCCGGCGATCCGACATCGGTCACCCACAGCGAGTACTACCCCTACCCCGTGGAGAAGGTCTGGGATGTTCTCGTCTCCCAGGAGCTCACCGCCTCACAGGTGAAGGAAGTCAACAATGCACCGGTCGAGGTCGGCGAGACCCGTGTCCTCATCACCCATCCGCTGCCCGCGGTCGGCTTCGATGGCGTGCTCCGCACCACCTACACCAGCGTGGTGCCTTGCGAGCACATCGAACAGGTGCTGACCGCCCCCGGAATCGAAGTGACCTCCCGGTGGAACCTGCTCCCGGAGCCCGGCGGCACCCGACTCCGCGTCACCTACAGCCGGTTCGACCCTGCCATTCCCCTGCATCGTCAATGGCGAACGATGCTGTTTTCGGGGGCCGGGCCGATGCTCAACTCCCTCCGCGAAATGCTCGATAAGCCACATTGA
- a CDS encoding Rv2175c family DNA-binding protein, with protein sequence MSAIPYVADTLDADEPLFSLKEVAGRLRVTVSKVQQYLRDGELIAVRRNGEIKVPVIFFSPEGPVVKHLAGLLSVLRDGGYHEPEIMRWLFTGDESLTVTRDGTTERIEAARPVDALHGHQAREVLRRAQAMAY encoded by the coding sequence ATGAGCGCAATTCCCTACGTCGCCGACACACTTGACGCCGATGAGCCGCTGTTCTCTCTCAAGGAGGTGGCTGGGCGCCTGCGGGTAACGGTGAGCAAGGTTCAGCAATATCTGCGCGACGGTGAACTGATCGCGGTGCGGCGCAATGGCGAAATCAAGGTTCCCGTCATCTTTTTCAGCCCCGAAGGGCCCGTGGTGAAGCATTTGGCCGGGCTGTTGTCCGTGCTGCGCGACGGGGGATACCACGAGCCGGAAATCATGCGCTGGTTGTTCACCGGTGATGAGTCGCTCACGGTGACCAGGGATGGCACCACCGAACGTATCGAGGCGGCCCGCCCGGTCGACGCGCTGCACGGCCACCAAGCCCGCGAAGTGCTGCGGCGGGCGCAGGCCATGGCTTACTAG
- a CDS encoding alpha-(1->6)-mannopyranosyltransferase A, producing the protein MSTSSKALEPPLKTAGRAAVFLRSHAGRAAVTGFGGAILIAIGGLGAGSTRQHDPLLESVGLSWLRFGHGLVVSSICMWLGVVLMLLAWLGLGRHVIAGKVTKESILVVIPCWLLPLLASVPVFSRDAYSYLAQGALLRDGFDPYVVGPVENPNPLLENVSPIWSTTTAPYGPLFMLIARFVTQIVGDDVVAGTMLLRLCMLPGLALLVWATPRVARCLSANASKALWICVLNPLVIIHLMGGVHNEMLMVGLMMAGIALALERHHVWGVAVVTLAVAVKATAGLALPFLVWIWMRRLVQSADEGSPQRRPVIAFAMASAASVTIVAAVFAVLSWIAGVGLGWLPALAGSVKIINWLTVPTAVANLINVFAGLFVTVNFDALLSITRAVGAALVALALPVVWWRHRHNERDAMFGILWAMVIVVLMAPAALPWYYTWPLAIAAPLLQSRAAIAAIAGFSTWIMVIFKPDGSHGMYVWIHVLIAATCAAIAWRMINTAPESHEPEPAEADTPAPAA; encoded by the coding sequence GTGAGTACATCATCAAAGGCGCTGGAGCCTCCCCTGAAAACTGCCGGGCGGGCAGCCGTCTTCCTACGGTCCCACGCCGGACGCGCGGCTGTCACCGGATTCGGTGGCGCCATCCTCATTGCCATCGGCGGACTAGGTGCGGGCAGCACCCGGCAACACGACCCGCTGCTGGAATCGGTTGGGCTGTCCTGGTTGCGTTTCGGCCACGGGTTGGTGGTGTCCTCGATCTGCATGTGGCTCGGGGTGGTTCTCATGCTGCTGGCGTGGCTCGGGCTGGGTCGACATGTGATCGCCGGCAAGGTGACCAAGGAGTCCATCCTGGTCGTCATTCCCTGCTGGCTGCTGCCGTTGCTGGCCTCCGTACCGGTGTTCAGCCGGGATGCCTACTCCTACCTCGCCCAGGGCGCACTGTTGCGCGACGGATTCGATCCGTACGTGGTGGGACCGGTAGAGAACCCGAACCCGTTGCTGGAGAACGTCAGTCCGATCTGGTCCACCACGACCGCGCCGTACGGGCCGCTGTTCATGCTTATCGCACGATTCGTCACCCAGATCGTCGGAGACGACGTGGTGGCGGGAACCATGCTGCTGCGCCTGTGCATGCTGCCCGGCCTGGCCCTGCTGGTATGGGCCACACCCCGCGTCGCGCGCTGTCTTTCCGCCAACGCCAGCAAGGCGCTGTGGATCTGTGTGCTCAACCCGCTGGTCATCATCCATCTCATGGGCGGTGTGCACAACGAGATGCTGATGGTCGGACTCATGATGGCGGGCATCGCGCTCGCCCTTGAGCGGCACCATGTTTGGGGCGTCGCCGTCGTGACATTGGCGGTCGCCGTCAAGGCCACCGCCGGACTGGCACTGCCCTTCCTGGTGTGGATCTGGATGCGCCGACTCGTGCAGAGTGCCGACGAGGGCTCGCCGCAGCGCCGCCCGGTCATCGCGTTCGCCATGGCATCGGCGGCCTCTGTCACGATCGTGGCCGCGGTCTTCGCAGTGCTGTCCTGGATCGCCGGAGTCGGCCTGGGATGGCTCCCCGCACTGGCGGGCTCGGTGAAAATCATCAACTGGCTGACGGTGCCTACCGCGGTCGCCAACCTCATCAACGTCTTCGCAGGCCTTTTCGTCACCGTCAACTTCGATGCCTTGCTGTCGATCACCCGCGCTGTCGGCGCCGCACTAGTGGCACTGGCGCTGCCGGTGGTGTGGTGGCGGCACCGCCATAACGAACGCGACGCGATGTTCGGGATCCTGTGGGCGATGGTGATCGTGGTGCTCATGGCACCGGCCGCGCTGCCCTGGTATTACACGTGGCCGCTGGCCATCGCGGCGCCGTTGCTGCAATCACGCGCCGCCATCGCCGCCATCGCCGGGTTCTCCACCTGGATCATGGTGATCTTCAAACCCGATGGCTCCCACGGCATGTACGTGTGGATCCACGTGCTGATCGCGGCGACCTGTGCAGCCATCGCATGGCGGATGATCAATACCGCACCGGAGTCCCACGAACCCGAACCGGCCGAGGCCGATACGCCGGCACCTGCCGCCTAG